A stretch of Mus caroli chromosome 5, CAROLI_EIJ_v1.1, whole genome shotgun sequence DNA encodes these proteins:
- the LOC110294039 gene encoding nuclear envelope pore membrane protein POM 121, translating to MSPAAAAADGGERRRPPLGGREGRSRARGYGGPAGAAALGLALLGLALYLVPAAAALAWLAVGASAAWWGLSREPRGPRALSSFVRDARRHPRPALTASPPPAKSPVNGSLCEPRSPLGGPDPAELLLMGSYLGKPGPPEPALRQDSREXPGRRPPARSPPPXSAVQRVHHVYPALPTPLLRPSRRPPHRDCGPLSSRFVITPRRRYPIQQAQYSLLGALPTVCWNGGHKKAVLSPRNSRMVCSPVTVRIAPPDSKLFRSSMSEQILDTTLSSPSSNAPDPCAKETVLNALKEKKKRTVAEEDQLHLDGQENKRRRHDSGGSGHSAFEPLVANGVPAAFVPKPGSLKRSLASQSSDDHLNKRSRTSSVSSLTSACTGGIPSSSRNAITSSYSSTRGISQLWKRSGPTSSPFSSPASSRSQTPERPAKKTREEEPCQQSSFSPPLVTDKESPGEKVTDTATGKQQSSWTSPPTPGSSGQRKRKIQLLPSRRGDQLTLPPPPELGYSITAEDLDMERKASLQWFNKVLEDKPDDASASAADGPPATSPPFTFTLPTVGPAASPASLPAPSSNPLLESLKKMQESPAPSSSEPAEAATVAAPSPPKTPSLLAPLVSPLAGPLASTSSDSKPAATFLGLASASSITPLTDSKSSGVSQAEQSVSTPASTASSPTPKPSMLFGMLSPPASSSSLVTPAPACASPMFKPIFPATPKSESDSPLPSSSSAATTASSSTAPSTTASTTPAFKPIFHKMEPFTAMPLSTPFSLKQTTATATTTATSAPLFTGLGTATSTVASGTAASASKPVFGFGVTTAASTASSTMTSTSQSVLFGGAPPVTTSSSAPALASIFQFGKPLAPAASVAGTSFSQPLASSTQTAASNSSGGFSGFGSTLTTSTSAPTTTSQPTLTFSNTVTPTFNIPFSSSAKPALPTYPGANSQPTFGATDGATKPALAPSFGSSFTFGNSVASAPSAAPAPATFGSAAQPAFGGLKAAASTFGAPASTQPAFGSTTSVFSFGSATTSGFGAAAAAATTTQTTNSGSSSSLFGSSAPSPFTFGGSAAPAGSGGFGLNATPGTSSTSGTFSFGSGQSGTTGTTTSFGSLSQNTLGAPSQSSPFAFSVGSTPESKPVFGGTSTPTFGQSAPAPGVGTTGSSLSFGASSTPAQGFVGVGPFGSAAPSFSIGAGSKTPGARQRLQARRQHTRKK from the exons ATGTCTCCGGCGGCTGCGGCGGCTGACGGAGGCGAGCGGCGGCGGCCCCCGTTAGGCGGACGGGAAGGCCGGAGCCGGGCCCGCGGCTACGGAGGACCGGCGGGTGCCGCGGCCCTCGGCCTAGCGCTGCTCGGCCTCGCGCTCTACCTGGTGCCCGCGGCGGCCGCGCTGGCCTGGCTGGCCGTGGGGGCGAGCGCGGCCTGGTGGGGCCTGAGCCGAGAACCCCGCGGCCCGAGGGCCCTGTCGTCCTTCGTGCGCGACGCGCGCCGTCACCCGCGGCCAGCGCTCACCGCTTCACCCCCTCCGGCCAAGTCACCAGTCAACGGTAGCCTCTGCGAACCCCGCAGTCCGCTGGGAGGCCCCGACCCGGCTGAGCTCTTACTCATGGGTAGCTACCTGGGCAAGCCCGGCCCGCCCGAGCCTGCCCTCCGGCAGGACTCAAGGGAGAGNCCGGGGCGCCGCCCACCCGCACGCTCCCCGCCTCCGNCCTCGGCGGTCCAGCGAGTCCACCACGTCTACCCCGCGCTCCCCACCCCGCTTTTGCGACCCTCCCGGAGGCCGCCCCACCG AGATTGTGGGCCTTTGTCCAGTCGGTTTGTTATAACACCCCGAAGACGATATCCCATTCAGCAAGCCCAGTATTCCTTGCTTGGGGCACTTCCAACCGTCTGCTGGAATGGTGGCCATAAGAAGGCTGTGCTGTCTCCACGGAACTCCAGGATGGTGTGCAGCCCAGTGACAGTGAGGATTGCCCCTCCAGACAGCAAGCTATTCCGCTCATCAAT GTCAGAGCAGATACTGGATACAACACTGTCTTCACCATCGAGTAATGCCCCAGATCCTTGTGCAAAGGAGACTGTCCTGAACGCCctcaaggagaagaagaaaagaacagtggCAGAGGAAGACCAGCTGCACCTTGACggccaggaaaacaagagaag GCGCCATGATAGCGGTGGGAGCGGACATTCAGCATTCGAGCCCCTTGTGGCCAACGGAGTCCCTGCTGCATTTGTGCCTAA gCCTGGCTCCCTGAAGAGAAGTCTGGCTTCCCAGAGCTCAGATGACCACTTGAACAAACGGTCTCGCACCTCCTCTGTGAGCTCCCTGACTAGTGCGTGCACAGGAGGCATCCCCAGCTCTAGCCGCAATGCCATCACCAGCTCCTACAGCTCCACCCGTGGCATCTCACAG TTGTGGAAAAGGAGTGGTCCCACATCTTCTCCCTTCTCCAGTCCAGCTTCCTCCCGCTCCCAGACGCCAGAGAGGCCAGCCAAGAAGACAAG AGAGGAGGAGCCATGTCAGCAGTCCAGTTTTTCACCTCCCTTGGTGACAGACAAGGAGTCCCCAGGAGAAAAGG TTACAGATACAGCCACTGGGAAGCAGCAGAGCTCCTGGACTTCCCCACCCACACCTGGCAGCTCTGGGCAACGNAAACGCAAGATCCAACTGCTGCCCTCCCGGCGAGGGGACCAGCTCACCTTG CCTCCACCCCCAGAGCTTGGCTATTCCATCACTGCTGAAGACCTGGACATGGAGAGGAAAGCCTCACTGCAATGGTTTAACAAGGTCTTGGAGGACAAGCCAG ATGATGCTTCCGCCTCAGCCGCTGACGGCCCCCCTGCCACCAGCCCTCCTTTCACATTCACCCTGCCCACTGTGGGGCCTGCTGCCTCGCCAGCCTCCCTCCCGGCTCCCAGCTCTAACCCACTGTTGGAGAGCTTGAAGAAGATGCAGGAGTCTCCAGCCCCATCATCCTCGG aaCCTGCTGAGGCAGCAACAGTTGCAGCCCCTTCACCTCCGAAGACACCCAGCCTCCTGGCCCCTCTTGTCTCACCACTGGCAGGGCCCCTAGCCAGCACCTCTTCAGACTCCAAACCTGCAGCCACCTTCCTGGGGCTGGCTTCTGCTTCATCTATAACCCCACTCACTGACAGCAAGTCCTCTGGAGTCTCTCAGGCTGAGCAGTCTGTCAGCACCCCAGCCTCCACAGCTTCCTCCCCGACCCCAAAGCCCAGCATGCTGTTTGGGATGCTGAGTCCACCTGCCAGCTCTTCCTCCCTTGTGACTCCAGCTCCGGCTTGTGCTTCTCCCATGTTTAAGCCCATTTTTCCAGCCACACCTAAAAGTGAGAGTGATAGCCCCTTACCAAGTAGCTCCTCAGCCGCCACTACAGCTTCATCCAGCACCGCCCCTTCCACAACAGCCAGCACCACACCCGCGTTCAAGCCCATTTTTCACAAGATGGAGCCATTCACAGCCATGCCCCTGTCAACTCCCTTCTCCCTGAAGCAGACAACTGCTACAGCCACCACTACAGCCACATCAGCTCCTCTCTTCACTGGCCTGGGCACTGCCACCTCCACGGTGGCCTCTGGCACTGCAGCTTCTGCCTCAAAGCCTGTCTTTGGCTTTGGAGTGACCACTGCAGCAAGTACTGCCAGTAGTACCATGACTTCCACTTCCCAGTCAGTTCTGTTCGGGGGAGCCCCCCCTGTTACTACTTCTAGCTCTGCCCCAGCCCTGGCCTCCATCTTCCAGTTTGGCAAGCCTCTTGCCCCAGCAGCATCTGTAGCAGGCACCTCCTTTAGCCAGCCCCTTGCCAGCTCTACCCAGACTGCTGCCAGCAATAGCAGTGGTGGCTTCAGTGGTTTTGGCAGCACCCTCACCACCTCCACCTCGGCCCCTACCACCACCAGCCAGCCCACGCTGACCTTCAGCAACACTGTCACCCCCACCTTCAACATTCCCTTTAGCTCCAGTGCCAAGCCTGCNCTCCCCACCTACCCTGGAGCCAACTCACAGCCCACATTTGGAGCCACCGATGGGGCCACCAAGCCAGCACTTGCCCCGAGTTTTGGCAGCTCGTTCACTTTCGGCAACTCCGTGGCCTCAGCCCCATCGGCAGCCCCAGCACCAGCCACCTTTGGCAGTGCTGCACAGCCAGCTTTTGGAGGGTTGAAAGCCGCAGCCTCCACCTTTGGCGCCCCTGCCAGCACTCAGCCAGCTTTTGGTAGCACCACGTCTGTGTTCTCCTTTGGGTcagctaccacatctggctttggtgctgctgccgccgctgctACCACCACACAGACCACCAACAGTGGGAGCAGCAGCTCTCTGTTTGGCAGCTCTGCTCCATCCCCATTCACATTCGGTGGCTCAGCAGCTCCTGCTGGCAGTGGAGGCTTTGGGCTTAATGCTACCCCAGGCACCAGCTCCACCTCTGGAACTTTCAGCTTTGGATCTGGACAGAGTGGGACCACGGGCACCACCACCTCCTTTGGAAGTCTGAGTCAGAACACCCTGGGTGCACCCAGCCAGAGCTCACCCTTTGCCTTCAGTGTGGGCAGTACACCTGAAAGCAAGCCTGTGTTTGGAG GCACATCTACACCTACTTTCGGGCAGAGTGCCCCTGCCCCAGGCGTAGGCACCACAGGGAGCAGCCTCTCATTTGGGGCCTCTTCAACACCTGCCCAAGGCTTTGTTGGAGTTGGACCTTTTG GATCAGCAGCCCCTTCGTTTTCCATTGGTGCGGGATCCAAGACCCCAGGGGCTCGACAGCGACTTCAGGCCCGAAGGCAGCACACCCGAAAGAAGTAG